The proteins below come from a single Hemitrygon akajei chromosome 2, sHemAka1.3, whole genome shotgun sequence genomic window:
- the LOC140737498 gene encoding sialidase-2-like, which translates to MASSDSLHKTDLFKKQDGFRIPALLHIPDSSILLAFAESRRGLKDESADLLYLRRGKYHQCSKDFQKGVPPTAAARM; encoded by the exons ATGGCTTCTTCAGATTCTTTGCACAAAACCGATCTGTTCAAGAAACAGGATGGATTTCGAATTCCTGCACTGCTCCACATTCCAGACTCAAGCATACTTCTGGCCTTTGCGGAGAGCAGACGCGGCCTCAAAGATGAAAGTGCCGACCTGTTGTACCTGCGACGAGGCAAATATCATCAATGTTCAAAAGATTTTCAG aagggggttccaccaacagcagcagcacgaatgtag
- the LOC140738334 gene encoding sialidase-3-like — protein MVIPPQDDLWEDAKPIQSAQLENCRSMNPCPVYDKGKKTVFLFFIAVEGSISEQKQINCRRNAAHLCYVTSVDNGHNWSVTIHLTDKCYGPKKESCICKTISTWATFALGPGHGIQLNCGRLVIPANAHVIETICRIRVRAFTFFSDDHGDSWQIGEFISGEECGECQVVSLDQGNGSREQTLIYCNARNNKANKNQYRVEAFSSDGGKTFTEGKLVKQLVEYSAGCHGSIISFPASDISNVQNYPDLVTYHTQKGGDDSNFDIILFSHITNSNPQRDLGIYLCTYSGDAHTQTNPYSGDRLTWTNPWVFFPDKSAYSELAFVKLPEERNPIVTCLFESGGNNTISFCVLQIDDIIEKTIKKINDSGNPEADKCTISKCFSCCC, from the exons ATGGTTATTCCTCCTCAGGATGATCTG TGGGAGGATGCAAAACCTATCCAGTCTGCACAACTAGAGAATTGCCGATCCATGAATCCTTGTCCCGTCTATGATAAAGGAAAGAAGACAGTCTTTCTCTTCTTCATTGCAGTTGAAGGATCAATATCAGAGCAAAAGCAAATCAACTGTAGAAGAAACGCTGCACATCTTTGTTATGTTACCAGTGTCGACAATGGACACAATTGGAGTGTCACTATACATCTAACAGACAAATGCTATGGTCCCAAAAAAGAGTCTTGTATATGTAAAACCATCAGTACATGGGCAACATTTGCTCTGGGTCCAGGCCATGGCATTCAGCTAAACTGTGGCCGTCTTGTTATCCCTGCCAATGCTCATGTGATAGAGACCATATGTAGAATCAGGGTACGGGCTTTCACTTTCTTCAGTGATGATCACGGGGATTCCTGGCAAATTGGTGAATTTATatctggggaggagtgtggggaaTGTCAGGTGGTGTCATTGGATCAAGGCAATGGATCCAGGGAGCAGACTTTAATATATTGCAATGCTCGGAACAATAAAGCAAATAAGAATCAGTATCGGGTGGAAGCCTTCAGTAGCGATGGTGGAAAAACCTTCACAGAAGGGAAACTGGTCAAACAGCTGGttgaatattcagcaggttgcCATGGCAGTATCATCAGTTTTCCTGCCTCAGACATTTCAAATGTCCAAAACTATCCTGACCTTGTAACGTACCACACTCAAAAGGGAGGTGATGATTCAAATTTTGACATTATATTGTTCTCACACATCACAAACTCCAACccacagagggatttgggaatttACCTTTGTACTTATTCTGGTGACGCTCATACCCAGACAAATCCTTATTCTGGTGACCGTCTTACCTGGACAAACCCTTGGGTCTTTTTCCCTGATAAAAGTGCCTACTCAGAACTGGCATTTGTTAAACTTCCTGAGGAAAGAAATCCTATTGTTACTTGTTTGTTTGAATCTGGTGGTAACAATACAATCTCATTTTGTGTTTTGCAAATTGATGATATTATTGAGAAAACTATAAAGAAAATTAATGATTCTGGGAATCCAGAAGCAGACAAATGCACAATTAGCAAatgcttttcttgctgctgctag